One Amaranthus tricolor cultivar Red isolate AtriRed21 chromosome 1, ASM2621246v1, whole genome shotgun sequence DNA window includes the following coding sequences:
- the LOC130813072 gene encoding kinesin-like protein KIN-12D — protein MLRDFKFSRRNSGKNQDFEEIENVPINPNDSSTSIISSESAQKQKPNLDHEVSGKSKFERTPVKSKSTKTSDTPSMPLRTPERQGYGTLRKRFGFSGANECRDEGRSEMGNYLSQASKNGGSLNLTPRVSGNTAGRTYSGYSESTSTQTTPTKSVSKPPNPGYGPMSISRHLGNGSVARAGNYAALSRGFSVSGAQHTVVNTVDVPHFDLKEDPSFWIDHNVQAIIRVRPLNNVERSMQGYNRCVRQDSAQSITWIGQPETRFTFDHVACETVDQELLFRRTGLPMVENCLCGYNSCMFAYGQTGSGKTYTMLGEMENVEFTPSSHRGMTPRIFEYLFARINAEEESRRDEKLKYSCRCSFLEIYNEQITDLLDPSSTNLLLREDVQKGVYVENLSQFEVQTVGDVLRLLIQGSANRKVAATNMNRESSRSHSVFTCTIKSKWETDSTTNQRFASLNLVDLAGSERQKASGAEGERLKEAANINKSLSTLGHVIMLLVDIANGKPKHVPYRDSRLTFLLQDSLGGNSKTMIIANISPSICCAAETLNTLKFAQRAKLIQNNAVVNEDSSADVTVLQHQLWLLKEELSALKRQNPARALAFDVSDTIRGQVNVYTENPKKNVQVSEEALHSSDLKGSQEVSTKQLKSLELMLAGALRREQMAESTIKKLEAEIEQLNRLVRQREEDTRCTKMQLKFREDKIQRMESLAGDLKPVDAYLLEENAALSEEVQLLRAKVDRNPEVTRFAVENIRLLEQLRRFQDFYEEGERDILLQEVSDLRAQLIHSLDSSSQQHNCVEIVQDGTNNRKQNESTGSELDYTLNELAECQSKLKSCLETNAKLTREIEDLQALLWNKDSGMQEHQGNSTAVKYMHVPTLGAQALDAINDESGSKNIDLARHAEEMINLDLELDILKIILKEERCLRGKMEETTSSLTRDVQLAEEKVMLLRKQWEEAQEDLNEAKSVIEALESQHLLSINEIEDLKVQNNHHSELLRQQELQITALREQRQRQEASFSCLKHSETEDSPVQMQLQRMQASLDKAKQLNMLYQRDHAFQRSNEEEMDEIRRQAEAETADVIVCLQEELSELQQRVQENDLREKEAESRLLDFEIKMKMLQETSDSISHENEVLRQSLLEKDTEIKSLTELSVLQQQVQENDLREKDMKLLNIEIKMKELQEASDMMSQENEALRQRLLEKDTDIKSLTEDWELLSCEIEESLIDGHEALRSASDQLASISFSNRRSLVSEQFGKMIKQLSDKESIIEELNSCLEDANTKANDMERMLMSLRGAAMVMTESHEQECYEKEKEIQQLRAEFMAQLTAVAESHDQECYEKEKEMQQLRTELMAHSSAKDEKIYRSEKKHCESKEIVEAGLLSLEAAFTNFQNKCGSKIYALDQKLQMVAGCAQEAKSTCCRTKELLELQLLDAEATTAQNTIEASCLLSRFEEAQDTMKEADIMVNGLMIANETLKLQVEDLSNTNAMLNSQKNSLINELQELQSAYELNYQTQRDLETQLKSDVSQNMILIEELRSIVSQVQDTSEEAFMALTQDLNCTKLQIHDTVKLLHSSLEDVWSQILMKDCALSVLHLCHMGVLLETITSLNAENGFLLHGVRESNAAIYDLRERNIKSKEELEMCRMLKGKLLADFKSSFDRILRKEGEAIELNLKVDGFSEKLFVLQRQEEMMLERFNFMSSELSNLVQELGQSNSEMIASFEEQEENLTLEWYAKDYELLIVASELQELTDSNADMKRRQMNCQAALDALMREIVTLQITSDFKEHLLSEKEIDVISMQKRVDEAKDGEAKVLTQQQILVEENMTLRKHLSMKENDLENLQNGMLLLQTSSHDLQNKLSKLETEKESLQNEFLNLKNDNCVMLEDIQGKDSELKSSMDFLDTLKLENCRLQENISLLESRIVLLEKDIEMKNAELNDIQLSQSSTVEALSNKSHDLESYVTKVKDLQEANFHLREEVRSLKHRNIKALRSSSSKVTMCSSSVETTELRSCRMLKQIEEKILMIMDQISEDNCQNLEVLSGFLKELEFVDIIANDLVSQNVYLQEELHRKDEILNGLLFDLRLLQESAAINKDQKDEIEELKVNLESAESELATRAHELDEAVAYIQELENRFESQGETLSTLEMDLEKANQSVNILSDENSLLRIQVEDIMAENSSLETELSEKKSIIDNLENELLEMGNTLGHVNELVESLKSKLNEVNDEKGQLQKELLVLEGKVETAHALAEENEAVAAEAQEIAESRRIYAEEKEEEVQLLERSVQELDSTISVLENKVDVLKGEAERQRLQREELELELQSLKTQMLNVENTDVDIKRRFDEKSRKLQEALKRIQVLDSDLENKGTEISKCKEHILELTLQAEAQACEYKHKFKELETMVEQLKSEEALNKLEKNASKGRGSASPFKGKGSSSPFKARGSGSPFKCIGLGLAHQLKSEKDEDYNAERQRVEELEALVANKQKEIFMLNARLASAESMTHDVIRDLLGVKLDMSSYVTLLDKQQVQKITEKAQLDSLESKDPEVNKLKKQLNEFIEERQGWLEEIDRKQAELVAAQIALEKHRQQEQMLTSENEVLKMEIQNHRKRMTELEEELKKLSGQQNLHHRIHHHAKIKEENNILKVQNEDLCHRLRATESFLSRLKEELAHYRACNGRSPYVHFDEEKRLKNKIKEAEQEKLQLAQKLLNLCTSILKAAGIRKPTSEIDLSAAEEALERIVTRVTSLEKELEDVKLKSKITNERNRLAELMSDSSPFSSRSADNRQTPRRSSQSPFFSMLDR, from the exons ATGTTGAGGGATTTTAAGTTCTCGCGTCGTAATTCGGGgaaaaatcaagattttgaggaAATTGAGAATGTACCAATAAACCCTAATGATTCATCTACTAGTATAATTAGTTCAGAATCAGCTCAAAAGCAAAAACCCAATTTAGATCATGAAGTGAGTGGTAAAAGTAAGTTTGAGAGGACGCCAGTTAAATCTAAGTCTACTAAAACATCCGATACTCCGAGTATGCCGCTTCGAACTCCGGAGCGGCAAGGGTATGGGACTTTAAGGAAAAGATTCGGGTTTTCGGGTGCGAATGAATGTCGTGATGAAGGGAGATCTGAAATGGGGAATTATTTGAGCCAAGCTAGTAAAAATGGTGGATCTTTGAATTTGACACCTAGGGTAAGTGGAAATACTGCTGGGAGGACTTATAGCGGGTATTCTGAGAGTACTTCAACTCAGACTACACCAACTAAGAGTGTAAGTAAGCCTCCGAATCCTGGGTATGGTCCGATGAGTATCTCTCGACATTTAGGGAATGGTAGTGTTGCTCGTGCTGGGAATTATGCCGCGCTTTCTAGAGGGTTTTCAGTTTCCGGTGCTCAACATACTGTAGTTAACACGGTTGATGTTCCacattttgatcttaaagagGACCCCTCTTTTTGGATAGATCACAATGTACAG GCCATTATAAGAGTGCGTCCCCTTAACAATGTTGAAAGAAGTATGCAAGGATACAATAGGTGCGTGAGACAAGACAGTGCGCAGAGCATAACTTGGATTGGACAGCCAGAAACTCGATTTACGTTTGATCATGTAGCATGTGAAACAGTAGATCAG GAGTTACTTTTTAGGAGAACCGGTTTACCAATGGTGGAGAATTGCTTATGTGGATACAATAGTTGTATGTTTGCCTATGGGCAG ACTGGAAGTGGAAAAACATACACAATGCTCGGGGAAATGGAGAATGTTGAGTTTACGCCTAGTTCCCATAGAGGAATGACACCAAgaatatttgaatatttgttcGCTAGAATTAATGCG GAAGAGGAAAGCCGAAGAGATGAGAAATTGAAGTACAGCTGCAGGTGTTCATTCTTGGAGATCTACAATGAGCAGATCACAGATCTCCTTGATCCATCATCAACAAATTTGCTT CTTCGTGAAGATGTTCAGAAGGGTGTGTATGTTGAGAATCTTTCACAATTTGAGGTTCAAACTGTAGGGGATGTCCTAAGACTTTTAATCCAG GGTTCCGCAAATAGGAAAGTGGCTGCAACAAATATGAATAGGGAGAGCAGTAGGTCTCATAGTGTCTTTACATGCACAATCAAGAGTAAGTGGGAGACAGATTCAACAACCAACCAAAGATTTGCTAGTCTAAATCTTGTTGATCTTGCTGGTTCAGAAAG GCAGAAAGCATCAGGCGCGGAAGGTGAGCGACTCAAAGAGGCTGCAAATATCAATAAATCTTTGTCAACACTGGG TCATGTAATAATGCTTCTAGTTGATATTGCTAATGGGAAGCCAAAGCATGTTCCTTACCGGGATTCGAGGCTGACTTTTCTTCTTCAG GACTCCCTTGGTGGTAATTCAAAAACCATGATAATTGCCAACATTAGCCCTTCTATATG TTGTGCTGCTGAAACACTGAACACACTGAAATTTGCTCAAAGGGCAAAACTTATTCAAAATAAT GCTGTGGTGAATGAAGATTCTTCAGCAGATGTCACTGTCCTACAACACCAATTATGGCTTTTAAAA GAGGAGCTTTCTGCTTTAAAACGGCAAAATCCTGCCCGAGCATTAGCATTTGATGTATCTGATACAATAAGAGGCCAGGTGAATGTGTATACAGAAAACCCGAAAAAAAATGTTCAAGTAAGCGAAGAAGCCTTGCATAGTTCTGATTTAAAGGGAAGCCAAGAAGTGTCTACCAAACAG TTGAAGTCCTTGGAATTGATGCTTGCTGGAGCACTGAGAAGGGAGCAGATGGCTGAAAGTACCATTAAGAAGCTTGAAGCTGAAATTGAGCAGTTGAATCGTTTG GTTCGTCAAAGAGAAGAAGACACTAGATGCACTAAAATGCAGCTGAAATTCCGTGAAGACAAGATTCAAAGAATGGAGTCTCTTGCAGGTGATTTAAAACCTGTGGATGCTTATCTGCTTGAAGAGAATGCTGCTCTCTCAGAAGAGGTGCAACTGTTGCGAGCAAAAGTTGATAGGAACCCTGAAGTGACCCGGTTTGCTGTAGAGAACATCCGGTTACTGGAACAACTTCGAAG atttcaagatttttacGAGGAAGGGGAAAGGGATATCTTACTACAAGAAGTATCTGATCTTCGGGCCCAG CTTATTCATTCTCTTGATAGCAGTAGTCAGCAGCATAACTGTGTAGAAATTGTTCAG GATGGTACTAACAATAGGAAACAAAATGAATCTACCGGCTCTGAG TTGGATTATACTTTGAATGAACTAGCTGAGTGCCAGAGCAAGCTAAAGTCTTGTTTAGAAACCAATGCGAAATTAACCAG GGAAATTGAGGATTTGCAGGCTCTTTTGTGGAATAAGGATTCAGGGATGCAAGAGCACCAAGGAAATTCTACTGCAGTTAAG TATATGCATGTTCCAACTCTTGGGGCTCAAGCATTAGATGCTATCAATGATGAGAGTGGTAGTAAGAATATAGATCTTGCAAGACACGCTGAGGAAATGATCAACTTGGACCTGGAGCTtgatatactaaaaataattctGAAAGAAGAGAGGTGTTTGCGTGGAAAAATGGAGGAGACAACGTCTTCATTGACTAGAGACGTTCAGCTGGCCGAGGAGAAAGTGATGTTATTAAGGAAGCAGTGGGAAGAAGCCCAGGAGGATTTAAACGAAGCAAAATCAGTTATTGAAGCCCTCGAATCTCAACACCTTTTGTCCATCAACGAGATTGAGGATCTGAAAGTCCAAAACAACCATCATTCGGAGCTTTTACGTCAGCAGGAACTTCAAATAACTGCACTGAGAGAGCAAAGACAAAGACAAGAAGCTTCCTTCTCATGTTTAAAGCACTCGGAAACTGAAGATTCTCCAGTACAGATGCAATTACAGAGGATGCAAGCTTCTCTTGACAAGGCCAAGCAATTAAACATGTTATACCAAAGAGATCATGCATTTCAGAGAtccaatgaagaagaaatggatgaaatACGCCGACAAGCTGAGGCTGAAACTGCGGATGTGATTGTCTGCTTGCAAGAAGAACTTTCTGAGCTTCAGCAGCGAGTACAGGAGAATGActtgagagagaaagaggcgGAAAGCAGGCTGCTTGATTTTGAGATCAAAATGAAGATGCTGCAGGAAACTTCTGACTCGATTTCACATGAAAATGAAGTTTTACGTCAAAGTCTCCTGGAGAAAGACACGGAAATCAAATCACTTACGGAACTTTCTGTGCTTCAACAGCAAGTGCAAGAGAATGACCTTAGAGAGAAAGATATGAAACTTCTTAATATCGAAATCAAAATGAAAGAACTGCAAGAGGCTTCTGACATGATGTCTCAAGAGAATGAAGCATTACGTCAAAGACTCCTAGAGAAAGACACGGATATTAAGTCACTGACAGAAGACTGGGAGCTATTGAGCTGTGAAATTGAAGAATCTCTCATTGATGGACACGAGGCTTTAAGAAGTGCCTCTGATCAACTTGCTTCCATTTCATTTTCTAACAGAAGAAGCTTGGTTTCTGAACAATTTGGTAAAATGATCAAACAGTTATCAGACAAAGAATCAATAATTGAAGAACTTAACAGCTGTTTAGAGGATGCGAACACTAAAGCCAACGACATGGAACGCATGTTGATGTCCCTTAGAGGTGCAGCTATGGTCATGACCGAGTCCCATGAACAAGAGTGCTATGAAAAGGAGAAAGAAATACAGCAGCTGCGAGCAGAGTTCATGGCCCAGCTCACTGCTGTGGCCGAGTCCCATGACCAAGAATGTTatgagaaggagaaagaaatgCAGCAGCTGCGTACAGAGTTAATGGCTCATTCCTCTGCCAAGGATGAAAAGATCTATAGGTCTGAGAAGAAGCATTGTGAAAGTAAAGAAATTGTTGAAGCTGGATTGCTTAGTCTCGAAGCTGCTTTCACTAACTTTCAAAATAAATGTGGAAGCAAAATCTATGCTCTGGATCAGAAGCTGCAAATGGTTGCAGGGTGTGCTCAAGAAGCCAAGAGCACTTGCTGCCGAACAAAGGAG TTACTTGAATTGCAATTGTTAGATGCTGAAGCAACTACCGCTCAGAATACAATAGAGGCTTCTTGTCTTCTATCTAGGTTTGAGGAAGCGCAAGATACAATGAAAGAGGCTGATATAATGGTCAATGGACTGATGATAGCAAATGAAACATTGAAGCTTCAAGTTGAAGACCTCAGTAATACAAACGCCATGTTAAATAGTCAGAAAAACAGCTTAATCAATGAGTTGCAAGAATTGCAATCTGCTTATGAATTGAATTATCAGACACAGAGAGAtcttgaaacacaacttaagtCTGATGTTTCACAAAATATGATCCTTATTGAGGAGTTGCGGAGCATTGTCTCACAGGTACAGGATACATCTGAAGAGGCATTCATGGCTCTGACCCAGGATTTGAACTGTACTAAGCTACAGATTCATGACACAGTCAAATTGTTGCACTCATCACTGGAGGATGTTTGGTCACAGATACTCATGAAGGACTGTGCTCTCTCTGTGTTGCATCTTTGTCACATGGGTGTCCTTTTAGAGACAATAACATCACTGAATGCAGAAAATGGATTTCTCCTTCATGGAGTTCGTGAATCAAATGCCGCAATATATGATTTGAGGGAGCGTAACATAAAATCCAAAGAGGAGCTTGAAATGTGTCGAATGCTAAAGGGAAAGCTGTTGGCTGACTTTAAGAGCAGCTTTGATCGTATCTTAAGGAAAGAAGGTGAAGCTATAGAGCTCAACTTGAAGGTAGACGGTTTCAGTGAAAAACTATTTGTTCTTCAGCGTCAGGAGGAGATGATGCTGGAAAGGTTCAACTTCATGAGTTCTGAGCTATCTAACTTAGTGCAGGAGTTGGGTCAGAGTAACTCAGAAATGATTGCATCCTTTGAAGAGCAAGAAGAGAATTTGACACTTGAATGGTACGCAAAAGACTATGAGCTGCTTATTGTAGCTTCAGAACTGCAGGAATTGACTGATAGCAATGCTGATATGAAAAGGAGACAAATGAATTGTCAGGCAGCCTTGGATGCCTTGATGCGAGAGATAGTTACCCTCCAGATTACTTCAGATTTTAAAGAACATCTCTTGTCCGAAAAGGAAATAGATGTCATTTCCATGCAGAAAAGAGTTGATGAAGCCAAGGATGGTGAGGCAAAAGTGTTGACCCAGCAACAAATACTTGTAGAAGAAAACATGACTTTAAGAAAGCACCTGAGCATGAAGGAGAATGATCTGGAGAATTTGCAGAATGGGATGCTTTTACTGCAGACCTCATCTCATGATCTTCAAAACAAATTATCGAAGCTGGAAACAGAAAAGGAATCACTGCAAAATGAATTTCTGAATCTGAAGAATGATAACTGTGTGATGCTTGAAGATATACAGGGTAAAGACTCTGAATTAAAATCATCTATGGACTTTCTTGATACACTTAAGTTGGAGAATTGCAGATTACAAGAAAACATTTCTCTTTTAGAATCCAGAATTGTCTTACTAGAAAAAGATATTGAAATGAAAAATGCAGAGCTCAATGACATCCAACTTTCTCAATCTTCTACAGTCGAGGCTCTGAGCAACAAGAGCCACGATTTAGAAAGTTATGTCACAAAAGTGAAGGACCTGCAGGAAGCGAATTTCCATTTAAGAGAGGAAGTTCGATCTCTGAAACACAGAAACATTAAAGCACTTCGTAGTTCCAGTTCCAAGGTGACAATGTGCTCTTCTTCAGTAGAAACTACTGAACTACGGAGCTGCAGGATGCTTAAACAAATCGAGGAAAAAATTCTGATGATTATGGATCAAATATCTGAAGATAACTGTCAAAATCTTGAAGTGTTGTCTGGGTTTTTGAAAGAATTGGAGTTTGTGGACATTATAGCTAATGACCTTGTGTCTCAAAATGTGTATTTACAAGAAGAGTTGCATAGGAAGGATGAGATTCTAAATGGGTTGTTGTTTGATCTACGCCTGTTGCAAGAATCTGCTGCCATTAATAAAGACCAGAAGGATGAAATCGAGGAATTGAAAGTAAATTTGGAGTCTGCAGAAAGTGAATTAGCTACAAGAGCGCATGAACTTGATGAGGCGGTTGCATACATACAAGAACTTGAAAATAGATTTGAGAGTCAAGGAGAAACATTGTCAACATTAGAGATGGACTTAGAAAAGGCCAACCAGTCTGTAAACATCCTCTCTGATGAAAATTCGTTGCTGAGGATTCAAGTAGAAGATATTATGGCAGAAAATAGTTCTCTAGAGACAGAATTGAGTGAGAAAAAGAGCATAATTGACAACCTTGAGAATGAATTGCTTGAAATGGGAAACACTCTAGGTCATGTTAATGAGCTAGTTGAATCTTTGAAGAGCAAATTAAATGAAGTCAACGATGAAAAGGGCCAACTCCAAAAGGAGCTGCTGGTCTTGGAAGGAAAGGTTGAAACTGCTCATGCTCTTGCGGAGGAAAACGAAGCTGTGGCTGCAGAAGCCCAGGAG ATAGCTGAATCTAGAAGGATTTATGcggaagagaaggaagaagaggtGCAGCTTTTAGAGAGATCTGTGCAAGAATTGGATTCTACCATCAGCGTATTGGAAAACAAG gTTGATGTCCTAAAAGGAGAAGCAGAAAGGCAAAGGTTGCAGAGGGAAGAGCTGGAACTAGAGCTTCAGTCTCTCAAAACCCAGAtgcttaatgttgaaaatactGATGTTGATATTAAAAG ACGTTTTGACGAAAAATCTAGAAAACTCCAAGAAGCCTTGAAGCGCATACAAGTTCTTGATAGCGATTTGGAAAATAAAGGCACAGAG ATTTCTAAATGCAAAGAGCATATTTTGGAGTTGACTTTACAGGCAGAAGCACAGGCTTGTGAGTATAAACACAAG TTCAAGGAGTTGGAAACAATGGTAGAACAGCTTAAATCAGAAGAGGCTTTGAATAAGTTGGAGAAAAATGCTTCAAAAGGGAGGGGTTCTGCTTCCCCTTTTAAAGGAAAGGGTTCAAGTTCTCCCTTTAAAGCAAGGGGTTCTGGTTCACCCTTCAAGTGCATTGGCCTGGGGTTGGCACATCAACTCAAATCAGAGAAGGATGAAGATTATAATGCTGAAAGGCAACGGGTAGAAGAGCTTGAAGCCTTGGTTGCCAATAAACAGAAGGAA ATATTTATGCTGAATGCTAGGTTAGCTTCTGCAGAAAGTATGACGCATGATGTAATACGGGATTTACTAGGAGTAAAATTGGATATGAGCAGTTATGTG ACACTGTTAGATAAACAGCAAGTTCAAAAGATAACAGAGAAGGCTCAACTAGATAGCTTAGAATCAAAG GACCCAGAGGTGAACAAGCTCAAGAAGCAGCTGAATGAGTTTATTGAAGAAAGACAAGG ATGGTTGGAGGAAATTGACAGAAAACAGGCAGAACTAGTTGCTGCACAGATTGCATTAGAGAAGCACCGCCAGCAAGAGCAAATGCTCACCTCGGAAAATGAAGTATTGAAG ATGGAGATACAAAATCATAGAAAGAGAATGACAGAGCTTGAAGAGGAGCTGAAGAAGTTGTCTGGCCAGCAAAACCTTCATCATCGTATACACCATCATGCcaaaatcaag GAAGAAAACAATATCCTCAAAGTCCAAAATGAAGATCTTTGTCATAGATTGCGAGCAACTGAGTCATTTCTCTCACGTCTCAAGGAAGAACTGGCTCACTACCGTGCTTGCAATGGAAGAAGCCCATATGTTCATTTTGACGAGGAGAAGAGACTGAAGAACAAAATAAAG GAGGCTGAACAGGAAAAACTACAATTAGCCCAAAAGTTACTGAACTTGTGTACGAGCATTCTAAAG GCTGCTGGTATAAGGAAACCAACATCTGAAATCGACCTTTCTGCAGCTGAGGAAGCTCTTGAGAGGATAGTGACTCGAGTGACTTCATTGGAGAAAGAATTGGAAGATGTGAAACTAAAG AGTAAGATTACAAATGAAAGAAACCGGTTGGCAGAGCTTATGTCAGATTCTTCGCCATTTAGCTCCAGGTCAGCAGATAATCGACAAACCCCTAGAAGATCCTCTCAATCGCCTTTCTTTTCTATGCTTGATCGATAG